One Caloramator mitchellensis DNA window includes the following coding sequences:
- a CDS encoding ATP-binding protein, with protein sequence MKIKTKILLSTFIFYLTILHILYFSSYNIILKRFEDIENESMISRIKSVEQIIDDDLTDLDFTNQDYANWDQAYDYVLGKNKDFENEFPKETIKRIRTNLILILDSNYNILYQKYYDFNNDMILEIPESLLDKINNRDSNLINLNQNIKGIFFINEIPALYSSQPIRDNTGNSPPAGIFIMIRYLDKYEIERLSKTINLSFDVLNYSYMKLNSPQKLKLPSEQETFTCISNGNNINLFSLYNDIWNNPNIVITIQTKRNGYIEGKRTVNYFLIAVSLLSLFSIILFINLINQFVLKKVFKMKDDVINITKNLDVTQKIYYKGNDELSELALSINKLLNTIEEYQQDLLKSEKMYKSIFECTATPMLIINNDRIINLANTEFTKFSGYSKEEIENKLRLCDFMHENDVKKLQADFSNIFSDSKFIIYSNEFKLILNQKKERYVIMNLATIANTRNIIVSILDIDKIKRAELSLIETNQRLLEIDRLKTDFINMISHEIRTPLTSILGFSNLVKKRINNIIFPLINKDDIKLAKSIQQIIDNVEIIISESKRLTNLINDVLDLSKIESGKIDWDMKSFSIVEAINHSLSATSLLYEVKGLNIIKKIAHNTPYVYGDKDRIIQVMINLISNAVKFTNNGSITIESKFDDRYVYISVIDTGIGIAEENIPKIFDKFNQIYNNNLQYKPSGTGLGLAICKQIVEYHRGRIWVESSVNVGSNFTFTLPISNEIILENQPNPLTQIL encoded by the coding sequence ATGAAAATAAAAACCAAAATTTTATTATCTACGTTTATATTTTACCTGACTATACTTCATATACTCTATTTTTCTTCATATAATATCATATTAAAACGTTTTGAGGATATAGAAAATGAATCGATGATTTCAAGAATAAAATCAGTAGAGCAGATAATTGATGATGATTTAACTGACCTTGACTTCACAAATCAAGACTACGCTAATTGGGATCAGGCTTATGACTACGTTCTCGGGAAAAACAAAGACTTTGAAAATGAATTTCCAAAAGAAACTATTAAAAGAATAAGGACAAATTTAATATTAATCCTAGATTCAAATTATAATATACTTTATCAAAAATACTATGATTTTAATAACGATATGATATTAGAAATACCTGAATCTTTGTTAGATAAAATAAACAACAGAGATTCCAATTTAATAAATTTAAACCAAAATATAAAAGGAATTTTTTTTATAAATGAAATTCCAGCTTTATATTCTTCACAACCTATAAGGGATAATACTGGAAATTCACCACCAGCTGGTATTTTTATAATGATTCGGTATCTAGATAAATATGAGATAGAAAGATTATCCAAAACAATTAACTTAAGTTTTGATGTATTGAACTATTCATATATGAAATTAAATTCACCTCAAAAATTAAAACTCCCCTCGGAACAAGAGACCTTCACTTGCATTTCAAATGGAAATAATATTAACTTATTTTCACTATACAATGATATCTGGAACAATCCAAACATTGTCATTACTATTCAAACAAAACGAAATGGATACATTGAAGGCAAAAGAACTGTAAATTATTTTCTTATTGCGGTTTCACTTCTTTCTCTTTTTTCAATCATATTGTTCATAAACTTAATAAATCAATTTGTGTTAAAGAAAGTGTTTAAAATGAAGGATGATGTAATTAATATTACAAAAAATTTAGATGTGACGCAAAAAATCTATTATAAAGGAAATGATGAACTTTCTGAGCTTGCCTTATCTATTAACAAACTACTAAATACTATAGAAGAATATCAACAAGATTTATTAAAAAGTGAAAAAATGTATAAATCTATTTTTGAATGCACAGCTACTCCGATGTTGATAATTAATAATGATAGAATAATAAATCTTGCAAATACTGAATTTACAAAATTTTCAGGATATAGTAAGGAAGAAATTGAAAATAAACTTAGGCTTTGCGATTTTATGCATGAAAATGATGTTAAAAAACTTCAAGCGGATTTTAGCAATATCTTTTCTGATTCTAAGTTTATAATATATAGCAATGAGTTTAAACTGATTTTGAACCAAAAAAAAGAGAGATATGTAATAATGAATTTGGCAACGATAGCTAATACTAGAAATATTATTGTTTCAATTTTGGATATCGATAAAATTAAGCGTGCCGAACTTAGTTTAATAGAAACAAATCAAAGGCTATTAGAGATTGACAGATTAAAAACTGACTTTATTAATATGATTTCACACGAGATACGAACACCCCTTACATCAATCCTCGGGTTTTCAAATTTGGTCAAGAAAAGAATAAATAATATAATTTTTCCCTTAATTAATAAAGATGATATTAAACTAGCTAAGTCTATACAACAAATTATAGATAACGTAGAAATAATAATATCTGAAAGTAAAAGGCTTACTAACCTGATAAATGATGTATTAGACTTGTCAAAAATTGAATCAGGAAAAATAGATTGGGACATGAAATCCTTTTCAATTGTTGAAGCTATTAATCATTCATTAAGTGCAACATCTTTATTATATGAGGTGAAGGGGCTCAACATTATTAAAAAAATAGCTCATAATACCCCATATGTATATGGAGATAAAGATAGGATAATTCAAGTTATGATTAACCTTATTTCTAATGCTGTAAAATTTACAAACAATGGCTCAATTACTATTGAATCGAAGTTTGATGATAGATATGTTTATATATCTGTGATTGATACAGGCATTGGAATTGCAGAAGAAAATATCCCGAAAATTTTCGATAAATTTAACCAAATTTATAATAATAACTTACAATATAAACCAAGTGGGACAGGACTTGGCCTTGCAATTTGCAAACAAATTGTTGAATATCATAGAGGAAGAATTTGGGTAGAGAGCTCTGTTAATGTTGGAAGCAATTTTACCTTTACACTACCAATAAGCAATGAAATTATACTTGAAAATCAGCCAAACCCCTTGACCCAGATTTTATAA
- a CDS encoding XdhC family protein → MEEKVIQKILEATRKNKGAALCTITNTYGSSPGKEGFMMAVFEDGNIIGTVGGGILEGQVTKDAVEAIKLGKSVNKTYILSDAGLKSKCGGKVDVFIKTFSRRNKLIIVGGGHVALEIYKFAKLLDFYIVIFEDREEFANKERFEDADEIIVGDIGKELENYNIDENCFIVIVTRGHEQDEIALKSVINSSANYIGMIGSINKVRFIFDRLKQEGLQEQIKRVYAPIGLRLGGDTPSEIALSILSEIMLVKNKGRLEHSKFVEF, encoded by the coding sequence GTGGAGGAAAAGGTTATTCAAAAAATACTTGAAGCTACTCGAAAAAACAAGGGAGCAGCTCTTTGCACAATTACGAATACATACGGTTCATCACCAGGCAAGGAAGGATTTATGATGGCTGTATTTGAAGATGGGAATATTATTGGAACTGTAGGCGGAGGGATATTAGAGGGGCAGGTTACAAAAGACGCAGTTGAGGCGATAAAATTAGGAAAAAGCGTTAATAAGACATATATCTTGAGCGATGCGGGTTTAAAATCCAAGTGCGGTGGCAAGGTAGATGTATTTATTAAAACATTTTCAAGAAGGAATAAGCTGATAATTGTAGGCGGAGGGCATGTTGCTTTGGAAATATACAAATTTGCAAAGCTATTAGATTTTTATATAGTTATATTTGAAGATAGAGAAGAATTTGCAAACAAGGAAAGATTTGAAGATGCAGATGAAATTATAGTTGGAGATATAGGAAAAGAACTTGAAAACTACAATATAGATGAAAACTGCTTTATAGTTATTGTAACAAGGGGCCATGAACAGGATGAAATTGCGTTAAAAAGTGTAATCAATAGCAGCGCAAATTACATTGGAATGATAGGAAGCATCAATAAGGTTAGGTTTATCTTTGATAGATTAAAGCAAGAAGGATTACAAGAGCAAATAAAAAGGGTGTATGCTCCAATAGGATTAAGACTTGGAGGTGATACACCTTCGGAGATTGCCCTTAGCATTTTGTCTGAGATAATGCTTGTCAAAAATAAAGGAAGACTAGAACATTCAAAGTTTGTAGAGTTTTAG
- the yqeB gene encoding selenium-dependent molybdenum cofactor biosynthesis protein YqeB, producing the protein MVSIVILASGFSNRMGRDKLIIEFKGIKIIEHTILNAVKSKADEVLVVYRDEIIKKIAETYGAKAVINENAHNGQSQAVICGIKNLNIRDGVLFLPGDMPFFDVESINRLIDEYEKTKKIVCPVCLFKRRAPVIFPQGYINDLLSLTGDIGGRAILEKNNDVSEVAFKNLKLFWDIDELNDLKYSSGETVIIRGAGDIASGVALRLFRCGFNIIMLETNNPSVIRRRVAFASAVFNKEADVEGVKGILAGYSDIESIWRIGAIPVIIDENLDILNHIEVDILIDAILAKKNLGMMKSMAPLTIGLGPGFEAGVDVHAVIETNRGHNLGRVYYKGFAEKNTGTPGDVLGFKEERVLRAPCNGKVILVKDIGDFVKKGETLLMVNELEVKSKIDGIVRGIIKDGYEVLEGMKIGDVDPRGKKEYCFTVSEKALAIAGGVLEAILNFRMNKRGGESGGKGYSKNT; encoded by the coding sequence TTGGTTTCTATTGTTATATTGGCATCTGGTTTTTCTAATAGAATGGGAAGGGATAAGCTTATTATAGAATTTAAAGGAATAAAAATTATTGAACATACCATCTTAAACGCTGTTAAATCAAAGGCGGATGAAGTTTTAGTTGTTTACAGGGATGAAATTATAAAAAAAATTGCTGAAACATATGGTGCAAAGGCAGTAATTAATGAAAATGCTCACAATGGTCAGAGCCAAGCTGTAATTTGCGGCATTAAAAATTTAAATATCAGGGACGGAGTTTTATTTTTGCCCGGGGATATGCCCTTTTTTGATGTTGAGAGCATAAATAGGCTCATCGACGAATATGAAAAAACTAAAAAAATAGTTTGTCCAGTGTGCCTTTTTAAAAGGAGGGCGCCGGTTATTTTTCCACAGGGCTATATTAATGATTTGCTTAGTTTAACTGGGGATATCGGAGGAAGAGCTATTCTTGAAAAGAATAATGATGTCAGTGAAGTTGCATTTAAAAATTTAAAGCTGTTTTGGGATATTGATGAGTTAAATGATTTGAAATATTCGTCTGGGGAAACAGTTATTATTAGAGGGGCAGGGGATATTGCATCAGGAGTGGCGCTAAGGCTTTTTAGATGTGGGTTTAATATAATTATGCTTGAAACAAATAATCCTTCTGTAATTAGAAGAAGGGTAGCATTTGCTTCGGCTGTTTTTAACAAAGAAGCTGATGTTGAAGGGGTTAAAGGTATATTGGCAGGCTATTCTGATATTGAAAGCATATGGAGGATTGGAGCCATCCCTGTCATAATTGATGAAAATTTAGATATATTGAACCATATTGAGGTTGATATTTTAATAGATGCAATACTTGCGAAGAAAAATCTCGGGATGATGAAGAGCATGGCACCTCTGACTATTGGACTAGGACCGGGATTTGAGGCGGGTGTGGATGTTCATGCTGTGATAGAGACAAACAGGGGACATAACCTTGGAAGGGTTTATTATAAAGGATTTGCTGAAAAGAATACGGGGACTCCGGGAGACGTTTTAGGATTTAAAGAAGAAAGGGTATTAAGAGCACCCTGCAATGGGAAAGTAATATTAGTAAAGGATATTGGAGACTTTGTTAAAAAGGGAGAAACATTGCTAATGGTTAATGAATTAGAAGTGAAGTCAAAGATAGATGGGATTGTAAGGGGAATTATTAAAGATGGTTATGAAGTTTTAGAGGGAATGAAAATAGGCGATGTTGACCCGAGGGGAAAGAAAGAATATTGTTTTACTGTTTCTGAGAAAGCCCTTGCAATTGCGGGCGGAGTGCTGGAGGCTATTTTAAATTTTAGGATGAATAAAAGAGGTGGGGAAAGTGGAGGAAAAGGTTATTCAAAAAATACTTGA
- the yqeC gene encoding selenium cofactor biosynthesis protein YqeC, whose translation MNIVEKLGINNEVITIVGGGGKTSIMFKIASELKSQNKRVLVTTTTKMYYPTEGQCDQYFNFDDFDIKNIKCNIIVVCKEVLRQDKVLGLDVEQIKHLLDLNIFDACIIEGDGSRGISIKAPEEFEPVVPIFSKMVIGVIGADALYKEINDKNVFRVVKFCKVTGSNKGDLLDEKVVSKLINSDNGLFKETPSMARKIAVINKVDDEYKVDICKKIFSLTDCEFAISSIKNDLFEKWR comes from the coding sequence ATGAATATTGTTGAGAAACTGGGAATAAATAACGAAGTAATTACCATTGTTGGAGGCGGCGGTAAGACAAGCATAATGTTTAAAATAGCAAGTGAATTGAAAAGCCAAAATAAAAGGGTGCTTGTAACTACTACTACTAAAATGTATTATCCAACTGAAGGGCAATGCGACCAGTATTTTAATTTTGATGATTTTGATATTAAAAATATAAAGTGCAATATAATTGTTGTATGCAAAGAGGTTTTAAGGCAGGATAAGGTCTTAGGGCTTGATGTGGAACAGATTAAGCATTTGCTGGATTTAAATATTTTCGATGCATGTATAATAGAAGGCGATGGTTCCAGGGGAATTTCAATTAAGGCACCTGAGGAATTTGAGCCGGTTGTTCCAATTTTCTCGAAAATGGTTATTGGAGTTATTGGAGCGGATGCATTGTATAAAGAAATTAATGACAAAAATGTTTTTAGGGTTGTAAAATTTTGTAAAGTTACGGGGTCTAATAAGGGCGATTTGCTGGATGAAAAAGTTGTCTCAAAGCTGATTAATTCAGATAATGGGCTTTTTAAAGAAACACCATCGATGGCAAGAAAAATAGCGGTTATAAATAAGGTTGATGATGAATATAAAGTTGATATTTGCAAAAAAATATTTAGCTTGACTGACTGTGAATTTGCTATATCTTCCATTAAAAACGATTTATTTGAAAAATGGAGATGA
- a CDS encoding AAA family ATPase, translating into MRVKVKLFGIPAVTVENRNINFAFKKAEVLFYYMVLKREATRDELINLLWQGHEDDVARKNLRNAIYSVKKAFGFDVFISNNKSTLALNPAIILECDVLNLVNSNKLNEYNGEFLEGINIKECVAFEEWLLSKRQEISEMYIKRLYKFIEEALKSKDIKNAEEYTKKIIEIDEFDEKALRILMQIYYKKGETKKAVEIYNNFKQKLYKELGVLPDAKTISLYERLTKTRLKEEEKFFYGRDFEISKILDNFNKFMSDLQYKNIFIIGEAGIGKSRLTEEFLQRCEHELSFVKANCFAVEESYILKVWGDVLTGLSEYISNEYIPKSWKNILSSYFPSLAGIFETGENINFDANRYKLLEEIIIELISTIANKHKLIIILEDVHWMDDVSLSILKKIMLSKKNIFFILNSRYDKKINEFCARVTRYDRMEKIELTRFTREESWDFVQKALNGLEISHEVLNNIYTETEGNTFFIVEYINLIRNNLDVSYLNTRLQEILNSRFIDISIEGKKLLNIISMFYDEAPLNYIIKLVELDEETLLETLEELVAKFIIIEVNDKNLGYKFSHQKLREFVYCNLSNAKKRIMHGRIALLMEEKLTGDRTDFYLYSGLIYHFERAGEIKKALKYKMKNITELLNFSNELFPEVPYEEKLLEECNSKSIYSKLDEINNQLTEIKENSKDYKWLCAFFSYVRGRLLIWEGEYERGIDDIKNSIELTKELGDEILELKAIRQIIYYSIQVHDVESMTKYVEDGIRIANKLKNKKELAILFRLKGLNLIMQEKFNRAEEVIKHSLMIFESLNNKEAKYHFNIAASLNYLGNIRRLNTDFKSALNYYDKAIEICSRIKTNVGLTVFLTNAGQVSYELGDYVRAKDYLKRAVDLYKKSDAHWLRPIAEGYFSLTLIKEGRYEESLKYLKMADVDAQKLKSPFENGIVLRVKAEIKRNMDNNARLNYVFKEYLKEDLYYYSSLGEELLSKVKERYQVDILRALSRGV; encoded by the coding sequence GTGAGGGTAAAGGTTAAGCTATTTGGAATTCCAGCGGTTACAGTTGAAAATAGAAATATTAATTTTGCATTCAAAAAGGCAGAGGTTCTCTTTTACTATATGGTTTTAAAAAGGGAGGCTACAAGGGATGAGCTTATAAATCTTTTGTGGCAGGGTCATGAGGATGATGTTGCAAGGAAAAATTTACGAAATGCAATATATAGCGTAAAAAAGGCCTTTGGATTTGACGTTTTTATTTCAAACAATAAATCTACCCTTGCTTTAAATCCGGCTATTATATTGGAATGCGATGTTTTAAATCTGGTTAACTCAAATAAATTGAATGAATACAATGGCGAGTTTTTAGAAGGAATTAATATAAAAGAGTGTGTTGCATTTGAAGAATGGCTGCTTTCAAAGAGGCAAGAAATCAGTGAAATGTATATTAAAAGGCTGTATAAGTTTATTGAAGAAGCTTTGAAAAGTAAAGACATAAAAAACGCTGAAGAATATACTAAAAAAATTATTGAAATTGATGAATTTGATGAAAAAGCTTTAAGAATACTTATGCAGATTTATTATAAGAAGGGCGAAACAAAAAAGGCAGTGGAAATTTATAACAACTTTAAGCAGAAACTTTATAAAGAGCTTGGAGTTTTGCCGGATGCAAAAACTATAAGTTTGTATGAAAGATTAACTAAAACAAGGCTTAAGGAAGAAGAAAAATTTTTTTACGGAAGAGATTTTGAAATTTCTAAAATTTTAGATAATTTTAATAAATTCATGAGCGATTTACAATACAAAAATATATTTATAATCGGAGAGGCGGGAATTGGAAAATCAAGACTAACAGAGGAATTTTTGCAAAGATGTGAACATGAGTTAAGCTTTGTAAAAGCAAATTGCTTTGCAGTTGAAGAGAGCTACATATTAAAGGTTTGGGGAGATGTATTAACAGGGCTTTCGGAGTATATATCAAATGAATATATCCCTAAGTCATGGAAAAACATACTTTCATCATATTTTCCATCATTAGCAGGTATTTTTGAAACAGGGGAAAATATTAATTTTGACGCTAATAGATACAAACTTTTGGAAGAGATAATTATTGAATTAATTTCAACAATCGCTAATAAACACAAGCTGATTATAATATTAGAAGATGTTCACTGGATGGATGATGTAAGCCTGTCAATACTTAAAAAGATAATGCTCAGCAAGAAAAATATATTTTTTATTCTGAATTCAAGGTATGATAAAAAGATAAATGAATTTTGTGCAAGAGTAACAAGATATGACAGGATGGAAAAAATAGAGCTTACAAGATTTACAAGAGAGGAATCTTGGGATTTTGTTCAAAAGGCGCTAAATGGCCTTGAAATATCTCATGAAGTGCTGAACAATATATACACAGAAACAGAGGGAAATACCTTTTTTATAGTTGAATATATAAATTTAATTAGGAATAATCTAGACGTATCTTATTTAAATACAAGGCTTCAGGAAATACTAAATAGCAGATTTATCGACATTTCAATTGAAGGCAAAAAGCTATTGAATATTATTTCAATGTTTTATGATGAGGCTCCTTTAAATTATATAATCAAACTTGTGGAACTTGATGAAGAAACGTTATTGGAAACTTTGGAGGAACTTGTTGCAAAATTTATAATAATAGAAGTCAATGATAAAAATTTAGGTTATAAATTTTCGCACCAAAAGCTGAGGGAATTTGTGTATTGCAACCTTTCGAATGCGAAAAAAAGAATAATGCACGGAAGGATTGCACTGCTCATGGAAGAAAAATTAACTGGGGACAGGACTGATTTTTACCTTTATAGCGGCTTGATTTACCATTTTGAAAGAGCCGGAGAAATTAAAAAGGCTTTAAAATACAAGATGAAAAACATAACTGAACTTTTGAATTTCAGCAACGAACTTTTCCCAGAGGTTCCCTATGAAGAAAAACTGTTGGAGGAATGCAATAGTAAATCAATATATTCAAAGCTTGATGAAATAAACAATCAACTTACTGAGATAAAGGAAAACTCAAAAGATTATAAGTGGCTTTGCGCATTTTTTAGCTATGTAAGGGGAAGGCTTCTTATTTGGGAAGGCGAATACGAAAGAGGTATTGATGATATAAAAAACTCAATTGAATTAACAAAAGAATTAGGGGATGAAATATTAGAACTAAAGGCTATTAGACAAATTATATATTACTCAATACAGGTGCATGATGTTGAATCCATGACAAAATATGTCGAGGATGGGATAAGGATTGCAAACAAGTTAAAGAATAAGAAGGAACTTGCAATTCTTTTTAGGCTTAAAGGCCTCAATCTTATTATGCAGGAAAAATTTAATAGAGCAGAGGAAGTTATTAAGCACTCACTCATGATTTTTGAATCCCTAAACAATAAAGAAGCAAAATACCACTTTAATATTGCAGCCTCTTTAAATTACCTGGGAAATATCAGGAGGCTTAATACTGACTTTAAATCTGCTTTAAACTATTACGACAAGGCAATTGAAATATGTAGTAGAATAAAAACAAATGTAGGATTAACAGTTTTCTTGACAAATGCTGGACAAGTCTCCTATGAACTGGGGGACTACGTAAGGGCAAAGGATTATTTAAAAAGAGCAGTTGATTTATACAAAAAATCCGATGCTCACTGGTTAAGACCGATTGCCGAAGGATATTTTTCATTAACACTCATAAAAGAAGGGAGATATGAGGAATCCTTAAAATATTTAAAGATGGCTGATGTGGATGCACAAAAATTAAAAAGCCCATTTGAAAATGGGATTGTTTTAAGGGTTAAGGCTGAGATAAAAAGGAATATGGATAATAATGCAAGATTAAACTATGTATTTAAGGAATATTTAAAAGAAGATTTATATTATTACAGTAGTTTAGGAGAAGAACTTTTAAGTAAAGTAAAGGAAAGATATCAAGTGGATATATTAAGGGCGTTATCAAGGGGAGTTTAG
- a CDS encoding nitroreductase family protein, protein MNEVINQIKKRKSVRIFEEKEIPKEIKEEILNAAFEAPTAGAMMLYSILDITDNELKERLSILCDNQPFIAKAPMVLIFLADYQRWYDAYSLTNCSPRKPGEGDILLACADAIIAAQNTVVAAESLGIGSCYIGDILENCEKVRKVLDLPDYVIPAAMLVYGYPTESQKNRKKPARFDKEYIAFENRYKRLSKDEHIEMHSKRLKKSGIEGKDAVEEIRSTCKRKFMSDFSLEMNRSAKEYMKSFR, encoded by the coding sequence ATGAACGAGGTTATTAATCAAATAAAGAAAAGAAAATCTGTAAGGATTTTTGAAGAAAAGGAAATACCAAAGGAGATTAAGGAAGAGATTTTAAACGCAGCGTTTGAGGCACCAACGGCTGGTGCAATGATGCTGTATAGCATTTTGGACATTACAGATAATGAACTTAAGGAAAGGCTTTCTATTCTATGCGACAATCAGCCCTTTATCGCAAAGGCACCTATGGTTTTGATATTCCTTGCTGATTATCAAAGGTGGTATGATGCCTATTCCCTTACAAATTGCAGTCCAAGAAAGCCGGGCGAAGGGGATATTTTGCTTGCATGTGCCGACGCAATAATTGCAGCTCAAAATACAGTTGTTGCTGCTGAAAGTCTTGGAATTGGTTCCTGCTATATAGGAGATATACTTGAAAATTGTGAAAAGGTTAGAAAAGTATTAGACCTTCCTGATTATGTTATTCCTGCTGCTATGCTTGTTTATGGATATCCTACAGAGTCGCAAAAAAATAGAAAAAAGCCTGCAAGGTTTGACAAAGAATATATTGCTTTTGAAAATAGATATAAAAGATTATCAAAGGATGAGCACATTGAAATGCATAGTAAAAGACTTAAAAAATCGGGGATAGAGGGAAAAGATGCTGTTGAGGAGATTAGGTCAACCTGCAAAAGAAAGTTTATGTCGGATTTTTCACTCGAGATGAATAGGTCAGCAAAGGAGTATATGAAAAGTTTCAGGTAA
- a CDS encoding HAD family hydrolase, with protein MIPLNKIKTVFFDYDGTLHDSIKIYAPAFRSAYDFLVNEGLAKEREWSDKEISYWLGFTPQNMWKSFMPYLQDELKEKCSSIISEEMKMSISEGRPVLYDGAIEVLEYLKNKGYRLIFISNCKIYYKEAHKKLFNLDKYFERLICSEEFSFIQKHEILRIIKDEYPKDMVIIGDRYQDIEAGKKNGIYTIGCSYGYTQDGELKEADLIIDNIMELKKCL; from the coding sequence TTGATTCCCTTAAATAAGATAAAAACTGTATTTTTCGATTATGATGGGACTTTGCATGATAGCATAAAAATATATGCTCCTGCCTTTAGAAGTGCATACGATTTTCTTGTAAATGAAGGCCTTGCTAAAGAAAGAGAGTGGTCTGACAAAGAGATAAGTTATTGGCTGGGATTCACTCCACAAAACATGTGGAAATCTTTCATGCCTTATCTTCAGGATGAATTAAAGGAAAAGTGTAGCAGTATAATATCTGAGGAGATGAAGATGTCGATTTCAGAAGGTAGGCCAGTTCTTTATGATGGTGCCATAGAGGTTTTAGAGTATTTAAAAAATAAGGGCTATCGACTAATTTTTATAAGCAATTGCAAAATTTATTATAAAGAAGCTCATAAAAAATTATTTAATTTAGACAAATATTTTGAAAGGCTAATTTGTTCAGAAGAGTTTAGTTTTATTCAAAAGCATGAAATACTAAGAATAATAAAAGATGAATATCCTAAGGATATGGTTATAATTGGAGATAGATATCAAGATATAGAAGCAGGAAAGAAAAACGGTATTTACACCATTGGATGCAGCTATGGCTATACTCAGGATGGCGAACTTAAAGAGGCAGATTTAATAATTGATAATATTATGGAATTGAAAAAATGTTTATAA
- the ribE gene encoding 6,7-dimethyl-8-ribityllumazine synthase: MKIFEGNLIAQGLRFGIVVGRFNEFVGGKLLSGAMDALRRHGADEENIDVAWVPGAFEIPLAAKKMAKTNKYDAIICLGAVIRGATPHFEYVSSEASKGIAHVSLDTEVPVIFGVLTTDTIEQAIERAGTKAGNKGYDAAVTAIEMANLLKQF, encoded by the coding sequence ATGAAAATTTTTGAAGGAAATTTGATTGCACAAGGATTAAGGTTTGGAATTGTTGTTGGAAGATTTAACGAGTTTGTTGGAGGCAAGCTTTTATCAGGAGCAATGGACGCTTTAAGAAGGCATGGAGCAGATGAAGAAAATATAGACGTTGCTTGGGTTCCTGGAGCCTTTGAAATACCGCTTGCTGCTAAGAAAATGGCAAAGACAAACAAATACGATGCTATTATCTGCTTAGGAGCAGTAATCAGAGGAGCAACACCTCATTTTGAATATGTATCAAGTGAAGCATCCAAGGGAATAGCACATGTTTCACTTGATACAGAAGTTCCAGTAATATTTGGAGTTTTAACAACGGATACAATTGAGCAGGCAATTGAAAGGGCTGGAACGAAGGCGGGAAATAAAGGATATGATGCTGCAGTTACAGCCATTGAAATGGCGAATCTATTAAAACAATTTTAA